In Rhodothermia bacterium, the genomic stretch TTCATTTTCCTCGTTTCGTGGCTCATCCTCGCTCAGCCCATCTTCGAGGAGTGGGTTAAGTTCCATTTCTTGTATAATCCGCTGCTCTAATGCCAAAGTGGGTAATTGCAGTAATTTTATATACTGAATCACTTGTGGCGAAATCTTCAGTTGCTGGGTAAGCTTTTGTTGCTGTGTTAACCGAACTCTGGTCATGGTTGTTATTGGTTTTTCCGGGCCAGTTCTTTTCTACGGACTTCTGCCGCTTTTTGGAAGTCACAATACCACGCTTCGCCGTATTTGCGGGTAAGGGGGCCTGCTAAATAATCCGATAAATAGGTTCCGGATTGTGTACCTAAATGTACACCGGATACACAAATATCCCATTTCTCATAGTTTAATACCTCTTGTGTGCCGTATCTTCGGGCACGGATGGGATAAAGGTGACATGAAATCGGCTTTGGCCAATCCACCTCTCCGTTATGGTATGCTTTTTGAATGGCGCATTTTGCAACTTTGCCTTCATAATAGACAAAAACGCACTCCGAGCCATCAACGCATGTAGTCGCATAACGCTCCGGATAGACTTCCTCCCAAACACCTTCTTTTTGGATAACTTCGAGGGCTTCTTGGCGCAATGAAGGTGCAACAATGGGCAGAATGTTTTCAAGTATGGCGCGTTCTTCAGGCTGGAGGGGTGCGCCTTCTTCTCCTTGGACACAACATGCGCCAAGACACACACCAAGATGGCAGGAAAAGTGGCTTTCCGCAATTTCGTCCGAGATAAGAATGTCATTTACTACAAACATAATGCCTTTTTTGTCATGATAGCGAAAAATCGAGACAAATCAAAGCGTTTCTTGAGCAGTACTGGCAAAAAAAAAATAATGGCGAATAAAATTTTAACTCTTTAAGCATATGATTTTTATCAATTTAGCCTAATTTACATTATAGCTAATTGGACGAATTTTTCTTGTAAATAAAAAATGTTAATAATAAATGAATAAAGACAAGATAATAACATCTTCACCAGAAAGTGCTGCTGAGCGGGACTTTGAGCGGCAAATTCGTCCACAATCTTTGAATGATTTTGTAGGTCAGGACAAGATTAAGGAGAACCTACGGGTTTTTATAACTGCCGCTCTCCAACGGAGTGAAGCATTAGACCATGTCTTGCTATCTGGACCGCCCGGATTGGGGAAAACCACCTTGGCGGGCATTATTGCCGCCGAGTTGGGTGCGCAGGTCAAGGCAACCAGTGGGCCAGCATTGGATAAGCCCGCGAGCATTGCGGGGTTACTAACGAATTTAGAAGAAGGTGATGTTTTGTTCATAGACGAGATTCACCGATTAAGTCCTGTAGTAGAAGAATACTTATACTCGGCCATGGAGGACTATCACATAGATATCCTACTGGACTCTGGGCCAAGCGCTCGTAGTGTTCGGATTTCTTTGCCGCCGTTCACGCTTATTGGCGCTACGACACGGAAAGGGCTGCTTACGGCTCCACTCCGAGCACGTTTTGGGATTGATTTTCGGTACGATTATTATGATACCAATGTCTTAAAAATCATTGTTAAGCGTGCCGCTGGTATTTTGAAAGCACCCATTACCGATGAAGGGGCGTTTGAAATTGCTCGGCGTAGCCGCGGAACGCCTCGGATAGCCAATCGCTTGCTACGTCGTACCCGCGATTTTGCACAAGTGGGTCACGACGGAACCATTACCACAGAAATTGCCCAAAAAGCGCTTGATGCCTTAGATGTGGACGATGCAGGATTGGACGAAATGGATGCCCGGATTTTGTTGTCCTTGATGGAGAAGTTTAATGGCGGGCCGGTGGGACTTTCAACCATCGCCGTGGCCGTTGGCGAAGACGCCGGAACATTGGAAGAGGTGT encodes the following:
- the ruvB gene encoding Holliday junction branch migration DNA helicase RuvB — encoded protein: MNKDKIITSSPESAAERDFERQIRPQSLNDFVGQDKIKENLRVFITAALQRSEALDHVLLSGPPGLGKTTLAGIIAAELGAQVKATSGPALDKPASIAGLLTNLEEGDVLFIDEIHRLSPVVEEYLYSAMEDYHIDILLDSGPSARSVRISLPPFTLIGATTRKGLLTAPLRARFGIDFRYDYYDTNVLKIIVKRAAGILKAPITDEGAFEIARRSRGTPRIANRLLRRTRDFAQVGHDGTITTEIAQKALDALDVDDAGLDEMDARILLSLMEKFNGGPVGLSTIAVAVGEDAGTLEEVYEPYLILEGFMARTPRGRVAMPRAYDHFGILPSPKQSDLFGTS
- a CDS encoding DUF3109 family protein translates to MFVVNDILISDEIAESHFSCHLGVCLGACCVQGEEGAPLQPEERAILENILPIVAPSLRQEALEVIQKEGVWEEVYPERYATTCVDGSECVFVYYEGKVAKCAIQKAYHNGEVDWPKPISCHLYPIRARRYGTQEVLNYEKWDICVSGVHLGTQSGTYLSDYLAGPLTRKYGEAWYCDFQKAAEVRRKELARKNQ